ctaacgcaagtgaatgatgagatgacgggtgacagagatgtatggaagaaaaagacatgctgcgccgaccccaagtgaatgggacaagggcaagcgaatgatgatgatgttctcaaattaaactaaaaataaagaagcaagttaaaaatttatttttttgtaaatacttacctaatgccaatttcgaacattagtttgacttcctgcctacatactgaactcgatggttctaattatttttttaaataggtactagcaggtttttattttattttattgctaacccgcaacgtaaaaaaaagtagctatttaaagtgctatataaaatactactttgataagaagcgtgaatactcgtaatacctattgcaagcaaaaactacctgctcaagaaagggttttctaaaccgtttattaaatttcgactctatgaccccacggaataaggttaaatatgacagaaactcgtcataaatcttttgtctattcatttgtagctggcgttcgttccttcgctactatcgtcaaggacgtgtccggagccacggataaataagatacgtatcttcgaatacccgtttatccgtgtacacgggtcttaactacacgtttcttaattaaacgtgcggaacgggccagaaaaccgtttacgtattattcggagacgggtattcgaaacgtgtaaacgaaacacggattcgaccgcgagccctagtaTAGACTCCAATGTGGTGTTAGGCAAGGGGGGCTTTCGTCACCTATATTGTTTAACCTCTATATAAATGAGTTGATCGATGGCCTCAGCAGGACGCGTGTCGGTTGTCACATGGGCGATAAGTGTTTTAATAACATTAGCTACgcggacgatatggtgctgttgGGGCCATCGGTCAACTCCATAAGGCAGTTGCTGGCACTATGTGAGGGTTACGCTGCGCAGCGTGGTCTCAGGTATAACGCTACCAAAAGCGAGCTGGTAGTGTTCAAGGCCCGTAAATACAACCGGGAAGCTGTCCCTGAGATCACGCTGGGTGGGGTACCTCTAAAAGTAGTTGATAGGGTTAAATATCTTGGTCATATGCTCACCAGTGACCTGAGCGATGACCCGGATCTGGAGAGGGAGAGGAGAGCGATGGCTGTGCGGGGCAATATGATCGCCCGCAGATTCGCACGCTGTAGTAACGAAGTCAAACTGACGCTTTTCAAGGCCTACTGTCAGACGTTCTACACGTGTAGTCTGTgggtgaaatttacacagagaGCCTACAACGCAATTCGCGTGCAATACAACTACATCCTCAGAATGTTGTTGCGGCTAGCGAGACATTGCAGTGCATCCAGAATGTTTGCTGAGGCGCGTACAGATGACTTTTTCGCCGTCAGGAGAAAAAGAGTTGGATCACTGCTAAGTCGTATGCGGGGCAGCAGCAACGGCCTTCTGAGGGCGTTGGCTGAGCGTCTCGACTCTCCTCTCACTCGCTACTGGGTGGAAGTGGCGATTGGCAGGGCCAAGTAGAGCAGGTTGTCTGCCTTGCTTGCCcctgccaaataatattttttttcctatgtcgtgtaggtaatatatgtagttttatatttgtattgttaaattttaattattgttgtttttgtattgtgccactaacatagttattaagatactctgtaactaacaaactatggatcagctcggtctgaaataaatgatttattattattagccaGAATTTTATCAAACATGTTGGTCAGGAACACTACCATCCAGTCCTAATTTCTTCCACAGCTCAGCAGGGATATTATCGGGTCCCGTAGCTTTGTTGTTTGCCATTGCCTTAACAGCTGCTTGTACTTCGGCTGGTGATATGCACGGAATCGGTCCTACTGTTTCAGGCGTTAGTTGAATAGGCTGTATGCGAGGGTATGTCTCATTTAGGAGATGAGAGTAGTATTCCTTCCATCTTTGTTGGATGTATTTATCAGAGGTGAGTAGCTGACCGCTTTCATTCTTAATGTACTTAACGGTTTTTCTGAGTCTAGCTATCTTGAAAAGTTCCCTGTCGGTGGTAGCCGCTTCTAGTTTCGCGTAGATATCGTTATCGCTACTTGCTTTTGCCTGCGCCACGGCGCGCTTTGCTTCCTTTTTCGCTTCTTTGTACGAATTCTTATCACCATCGTCGTTTGTTTGTTGCCACAGCTTAAAGAGAACTTTTTTCTGCTCGATTTTTAATTATACGTCTTCGCTCCACCAGCTCGTTTCCTTGTTGTTACTTAAAGGTCCTTTTGATATGCCCAGATGTTCGGCTGCTTTCTCGTTGCACAAACATGGTCAAGTGGTCAAGGTGAAATGGGATTGGCCTATCGAGAGGCCCTCCGCCGAACGGTCCGCTCAACGGAATCAAGTTTGTAAAATTGTGAGCTCCCTACCTAACACGGCTCCAGGTACAGATGATCACGAATCTCTTGACTTTACCTTCAAGAGAATCATTGACCTATTCTTCGGAGAGGGTGTcgaattttgcttgcaggcggcgagtatatgtataattttatacctaaatctgacttttgtgaaggagtgaatttagatttaatctatattttttatagagCCTACAGTTAGAAGGTACCTAGTCCGGTGGTGATTCCGTTGCGCGGACCGTTCGGCGGAGGGCCTCTCGATAGGCCAACCCCATTTGACCTTGACCACTTGACCATTTgaccttggtcactttttcttagtatatgacatttatttcaggttaTAATCCCATTTCAATTCCAGAAGTAGTCCCTTACCAAGGATGAGTCCATCTGGTTCCTTCTGTACTCCGTATCAATCCCCTTTCAGTGTACTGTCTCCTATCGCAGTGCCTCATAGGCGAGTGAGCGTTGCTGTCAACTCCTATGAGAATAGGTTTGCCCGAAAGCCGTTGAAGAACTGTCTTCAAGTGAGCTATGTGATGACCGATGTCATGACTGTACTGAAAGTATGCTGACACTACATGCAGACTGGATTCTCCGTGTGCGACGTGAACCAGCGCGCAGTACTCATTGCTTAGGTGCCGAAGAAGCGTGACTGCCAATGCGCCACACTGCAGAATCCCGGGCCGACTATTGTACTGTCCCTGAGCAAGTACTAGGTCGACTCGGTGCGAACTCGCAACCACGGGGAGTTCTGTGGTGGCAGCCTCCGAACTCTGTAAGTTAAGCTGCTAAAAGAAATGCTAAAGCTGCCTGTATCTGCTATCGATACAGCATTTTGACAACCTTCTGCTGGTCAGCCTGAAGCCGAGCCGGGCAGGAAGGCGACGCGGTCGCGTGTGTGGACGCCTTCGCTCGCTTGAAGCGTTTGCACGTCGCACAGCACTTGGTGTCTGACTTGCACTCTGCTGACCTGTGACCAGTCTCGCCACACTTACCACAAACCACGTCCTTCGACCTGCAGTACCTTTCCGGGTGCCCGTATGGCACTGTCACTTCGTACAGCACGTCGAGCGCATGTGGTCGCATACCTCCGCCTTGTTCCAGCCAATGTACTGTACACGGGCTCAAGGTTGAACGAGGCGTGACCTATGCGTGGCAGTGCAATAGACAGACTATTTTTACTTTAACTAAATCTAGGTACGGGCTGTCATGATCGGAAAGTCAGGACCTCATGAAGTAGCTAAGTAGCAAGACGAAGCAGCTACCAGCTGCCATAATTAAAGAATAGTCGACCCCAGACTTCCACgagtcgtggcaaaatgccgggataacgcgaggaagaaggaagAAGGAGTCTGTCTATTGCGCTGACTGAAAATACTAGCCAGAAAAGCAACCTCTTCGTCACGCCACCGGCGTTTCTATTGGCCAAGAAGTAGCGAGAAACGTGCCTCCTGCCTGCTACTGTCCGCAAAAGTAACTTTTAATACGGGGCTCTGTTGCCCGGTAAGGATATTTCTGGAAGCAGAAGTTTAACTAACCGGAAAAAGAAAATTAGCTAGAAATGCAACCTCTTCGTCACGATAATCTAAGGTTTAGCTACCCAGACTAAAAGTACTAGCCAGAAAAGCAACCTCTTCGTCACGCCACCGGCGTTTCTAGTGGCCAAGAAGTAGCGAGAAACATGCCCCCTGCCTGCTACTGTCCGCAAAAGTAACACTTTTAATACAGGGCTCTGTTGCCCCGTAAAGATATTTCTGGAAGCAGAAGTTTAACtaaccgaaaaaaaaactagctAGAAATGCAACCTCTTCGTCACGATATTCTAAGGTTTAGCTACCCAGACTAAATGTTCTAGCCAGAAAAGCTACCTCTTCGTCACGCCACCGGCGTTTCTAATGGCCAAGAAGTAGCGAGAAACGTGCCTCCTGCCTGCTACTGTCCGCAAAAGTAACTCTTTTAATACGGGGCTCTGTTGCCCGTAAAGATATTTCTGGAAGCAGAAGTTTAACTAACCGAAAAAAAACTAGCTAGAAATGCAACCTCTTCGTCACGATAATCTAAGGTTTAGCTACCCAGACTAAAAGTACTAGCCAGAAAAGCAACCTCTTCGTCACGCCACCGGCGTTTCTAGTGGCCAAGAAGTAGCGAGAAACATGCCTCCTGCCTGCTACTGTCCGCAAAAGTAACTCTTTTAATACGGGGCTCTGTTGCCCCGTAAAGATATTTCTGAAAGCAGAAGTTTAACTAACCAAAAAAACTAGCTAGAAATGCAACCTCTTCGTCACGATAATCTAAGGTTTAGCTACCCAGACTAAACGTCCTAGCCAGAAAAGCAACCTCTTCGTCACGCCACCGGCGTTTCTAATGGCCAAGAAGTAGCGAGAAACGTGCCTCCTGCCTGCTACTGTTAACTCTTTTAATACGGGGCTCTGTTGCCCCGTAAAGATAtttctgtttgttttgtttgacctccatacacaattttaacccctttttttaCAACCAGGGATCAATTTTCAAAAGCGCTGAAAGTAGTttttcccttcactagctcggaaagccgtcttttatactttaaaacaagcggggaaaaacgcattttatccactagtggggaaagtaatttgaccatgaatggagcgtgtttaagtagcttgacagataacaaaacgtaaaacgctcataataatggtttgttcgatattaattatcattcaacaaatggtttgagaatctaataaataataccaaatttagctttatttaatgattttatgtcataaaccttaacccttaaatgcatgattttttgtataactttttaataaattgaaatagatgtgtcatgttgtatagattgagggaaaaataaagaaaaaaatcatagtatttaaaaaaacatatcaatatacgatgcatatatacatcattatgcatttaagggttaaagttccatatgaaacgtttgttttttaataatgatgttaaatatcaTTCTGAACATACAAGTTgggtcgatgcaatttcaaaacgcatcattgacatttcatacgtcagagatgtcaacattgtcaacaaaaatacagaatttccagagttttttgttataatttcgtaaaaaaaacagtaattccagtgatgaagatgttCTAACGCctatggatgttgcactttcctcgctatagtgaggtgaaaagttttgtgttacacacgggtgcaaatttattttacttctcgtgtgttaaaacactcgcgggtaaaatacaactttgcacccaaATAACAACACCTCTCCACTCCTTACAAAGATAAATTTTAAGCTTTCCTGTTAATATTTTTAAGGTTCTGTACTAAAAAgatacaaaaggaacccttatggtgcgactatgcccgtccttctgtctgtctgtcacattgctaaatatctcgacaACTACTtgagctatcgatttgaaatttggaatagttatgaacaacgctaacccagaaacactgatttatttttttattatttgattaattttgaaaaatgccccatatgaagggggcaaaatttcaaagtctagttagCAGGTCAAGTGGGGTAtcgtttgaaagagctcaaattgtacatttcaaaacaatttttgatttaattgtcatagtaaaaaaatggtttatgaaggaaaatgtaaaaaaataccatccccTCCCTTAGAtccgaagtttaccaatgaaaaatcatgaaattttaacttaacattaacattattataaatattacaggaaaaatataatcttttttattatcaaaaaaaaattcggAATTGACTTTGCAATTTTGCCAcctttgcgagtgtttattataagatttataagtacttaaaatttctatgagattacatATAAAACGCctttctataaataaaataaaaaaaatgtttagttcGGTTCttatgataaagaattatccctgaaaaaccaacatacatactacCGGTCttgcaaattagttagccgatTTGAAGACAGACGGCGCTgtacataatcatgtttaatatacttctggtcaaaagtcttgtgtttatagttacatgaaataattgagtttgtacggaaccctcggtgcgcgagttaaacgaactcgcacttttattttttattaatgtgtaTAGATACAAATTTTTCATTCTTGATAAGCCCGAATTGCCGTAAAGTAGACGACCCACAAATAACAGAACTAGATGATAAGGGATTGGGAAAGATTTTGACCGCTCCAGTAAAATAGGCTTTGGCATATTTTACTTTAACttggacttttttttttttattataaactgatcggcgattggccctagtcacacctgatggaaagtgaagacagggcctaagatggagctcaccggttcagtataTTATTCCGGACTGGGTAAGTATATTGATCCTGAGACCTTGTAAGTACAAGTACATCATTTGGAAGCACCCGATACATAATACAGCATCAATGTGGTCTATATACAATGCTACCTCTGTAATGTTATGTTCATTAGAAATATAAACGCAAGATTACTTAAACACGGTGTTTTCATTGAATTGGAAGTGCCATCTAGCGACACAAACATTTACTATTGGCTTAAACACTATTTAGACGTATGTAGTTagtttatcgctcgaatatgcaagagagaCAGAGATGCTtcataaagaaattttcttgtttcactaTAGACcatcagattgtggtagtggcgacCTGGCACTTGGCGctccctacgcagagtttcgcgtaatattccctattggagAAGAACTCGCTTGTCTGAGATATATAGTGCTAATTGCCGAATATGTAAACTTTGCGTACTTTTCGAACAAATACCCAAAAGTTCGTGCATTAGACAAACTTAGTACATACATTAACGTGCATTAAAAGTAACCATAATAATCAGTTTTTGATttttaaggttaaaaaaaatatttttcacctcagcagctcgaacaagcctactttcttcactccagggagtgaaacaaagaagctttttaatttagtgaaggccatgaactgccacttcatacttctattataatttcgtttttttttgtttctctgtattatttctgtgtaattcgaaatacttTTTCACCTtgaatatgttctcactactgaggtgaaaaattatatgtacaacacgagagcaaagttattttacatctcgtgtttttgagtcccgagaaagcgaaagattctataattgaatcacgagcgaagcgaacaCTCGCAACAACACGAACACAAACACTCGCATAAACACTCCCAAGAAAACCAACTGTCCTCTCtcgttgcacaaataactattgtgatttctttacaaatttacattatTGGTCATTTAAAATGCCAACGCTTTCAAGATTACATGTATTACATTAACACGTTTGCTGTGGCAATTAGCTTAACTCTTGTAAATAAGCATACATATGTCAGGGGTCGAATGGACTTCAACCAGTGTGTTAAAATTTCTAATCTATTCTAGACATACCTTATAAAATATGTCTTACTTTTTGCTGACATTCTCACATCGATGGCAGCTCCGCTCCGCTTGGTTACAATTCTTGCACGTGCCCTCAATGAAGATCAGCCGTGTAGTATCCTTGTCGTGATTGGTGGAATGTAGTGCTTGCCGGATGACGTCAACCGCTTTCTTTGCTTCTCTGATGGCGTTCTTATTAATCTTAGGGTTTTAGGGTCAGGAGCCGCCATATCCGGTGTCTTCTCAAGTTTGACAACCCACACGATTCTTCTACAAGTAACTTTCTGCTTCACCGAGCATCTGATCAAGCTCAACtcataaatattaaaagatGGCATTGTTCTGCAAACCAATATTCAAgctaatagatggcgttgagaTCACATAAATTCTTAAGATTGCTTCTGAAAAATAAGTTTGAATCACCACCTattctaggttttttttttcttttctagcCGGTCAATATAGGTAAGGAATGTCCCTTTGGTCCGCATATagatgtatatgtatagtatatgtCAGGTGTGTATGTGCTACTAACTGCCGGTCGGTTTGTTGTGTTTGGTGTTGGCAACTTTCTCCACGGCCGCCGCCCGCGTCTGGGAACAGGTACAACAAACATTAGGACGGGACTCACGGGGCGGCACCTAAActtttaatagtagattgttaaccaagagtGGAAAGTGAACCATCTCACCCGAGATAGTTCGAGGGGTCGAGGGTGAGATATTTACTTTTACCcgatttaaacttttatttcgactatgaggaaagtcaaacacaagaaatgtaggtttattattggtaagtatatttctttagaacATATTATAGGTAAACCACATaacaacaatgaaattaaattagttgaaGTTTACGGTAAAATTTGAACAATTcgaaaaatttcaagttttgccgtgcatatttttttacagtacatatggtgctactttctcgcactagtgcgtcaaatagcacttttcgtgcatatgtcgaaagtttaaagggccatatgtactgtaaaacgttgtacgatacacgtgcgaataggtaattcgcaactcgt
This DNA window, taken from Cydia strobilella chromosome 21, ilCydStro3.1, whole genome shotgun sequence, encodes the following:
- the LOC134751229 gene encoding uncharacterized protein LOC134751229, whose translation is MVLLGPSVNSIRQLLALCEGYAAQRGLRYNATKSELVVFKARKYNREAVPEITLGGVPLKVVDRVKYLGHMLTSDLSDDPDLERERRAMAVRGNMIARRFARCSNEVKLTLFKAYCQTFYTCSLWVKFTQRAYNAIRVQYNYILRMLLRLARHCSASRMFAEARTDDFFAVRRKRVGSLLSRMRGSSNGLLRALAERLDSPLTRYWVEVAIGRAK